The Anopheles coluzzii chromosome 2, AcolN3, whole genome shotgun sequence genome window below encodes:
- the LOC120953887 gene encoding SPARC-related modular calcium-binding protein 2, producing MLQEDKTSLANTHIFLPSFQISECAAKGGECDESKGRPVCGSDNKTYPTRCHLIRAQCSGHQVAFKHRGSCKDVCIASRTYALQQRASSPYTVKYVPRCREDGTYAPVQCIDGGGCWCVNGQGKQLPNTMVQHGKPICVKKGKSNQRRSSPRNPIRNKRSCSGLDRAVFNTNLLKLFQNEHVRVHQHNLTGPINEKTVLDWKFSVMDLNGNNLLDKTEYRTMKRLIKKVVKPKRCGRSFGKNCDADQDERLSRNEWYNCLAKDDVTPHNPSSQSSSTTSSISSSSSGGSGHYTVPHMHQHHHHHHYPSTRGGMGGGSIGGGGGGGSSSVNVNGGTGGGGHFLRADDDDDDDSQNISNDFTDDDDDDHSENEYDSDELPDSDNALLNGLPLPVNGLQPYLLLQGKTMVDPKGEDDAIFKDSEADSDCLSDRKYALDEQKYGTNALYVPECTADGRYQRVQCYRSTGYCWCVNEDTGKNIPGTSTKDEKPVCDQYASSTRPMKGCPEEKKVEFLKDLKAFLSKQVTTSFAGKIIPVWNTEEEKIAILSFVLLDKNQNKQLERKEWKAFRELVTATRQLRKCGKKMPRYCDVNSDRKITLSEWMSCLDGKRNSSVDVAAMSAPLVQAEVKSPSSSSSSSSSSSSGSSSSTSSKFKGRNPLEFVLKSD from the exons atgttgcaagaagataaaacatcattAGCTAATACACACATTTTCCTACCATCATTCCAGATATCGGAATGTGCAGCTAAGGGAGGCGAGTGTGACGAAAGCAAGGGACGTCCGGTGTGTGGAAGCGACAACAAGACCTATCCGACCCGTTGCCATCTCATCCGGGCGCAGTGCAGCGGACATCAGGTTGCCTTCAAGCATCGAGGATCATGCAAAG ATGTGTGCATTGCTTCGCGTACGTACGCCTTGCAGCAGCGTGCCTCCTCACCGTACACGGTGAAGTACGTACCGCGCTGCCGGGAGGATGGAACGTACGCACCGGTCCAGTGCATCGACGGtggcggttgctggtgcgttaATGGGCAGGGCAAGCAGCTCCCGAACACGATGGTCCAGCACGGCAAGCCAATCTGCGTGAAGAAGGGCAAATCGAACCAGCGCCGATCGTCGCCCCGCAACCCGATCCGAAACAAGCGCA GTTGCAGTGGACTAGATCGGGCCGTGTTCAACACCAACCTGCTGAAACTGTTCCAAAACGAGCACGTCCGGGTACATCAGCACAACCTAACGGGGCCAATCAACGAAAAAACCGTCCTGGACTGGAAGTTTAGCGTGATGGATCTGAACGGTAACAATCTGCTGGACAAGACGGAGTACCGTACGATGAAGCGTCTTATCAAGAAG GTCGTCAAACCAAAGCGCTGTGGCAGATCGTTCGGTAAGAACTGTGACGCCGACCAGGACGAACGACTGTCGCGTAACGAATGGTACAACTGTTTGGCAAAAGACGACGTCACAC CTCACAACCCGTCGTcacaatcatcatcaacaacatcatcaatCTCTAGTTCCTCTTCCGGTGGCTCTGGACACTACACTGTTCCCCATAtgcatcaacatcatcatcatcatcactatCCTAGCACGCGCGGTGGTATGGGTGGTGGGTCTATCGGAGgcggaggcggcggcggcagtagCAGCGTCAACGTCAACGGCGgcaccggcggtggtggtcaCTTTCTCCgtgccgacgacgacgatgacgacgactcACAGAATATCTCTAATGATTTCactgacgatgacgatgacgatcaTTCAGAGAATGAGTACGATTCGGACGAACTGCCCGACAGTGATAATGCACTACTGAACGGATTGCCGTTGCCCGTTAACGGATTGCAGCCATACCTGT TGCTCCAGGGCAAAACGATGGTAGATCCCAAGGGTGAGGATGACGCCATCTTTAAGGATAGTGAGGCCGATTCGGACTGCTTGAGCGATCGCAAGTACGCGCTGGATGAACAGAAG TACGGTACCAACGCGTTGTATGTGCCAGAGTGTACAGCGGACGGTCGGTATCAACGTGTGCAGTGCTACCGCTCGACTGGATACTGTTGGTGCGTGAACGAAGACACCGGCAAAAACATCCCGGGCACTTCTACAAAGGACGAAAAGCCTGTCTGCGACCAGTACGCATCGTCGACGCGACCGATGAAAGGATGCCCGGAGGAGAAGAAGGTGGAATTCTTGAAGGACTTGAAGGCATTCCTGAGCAAACAGGTGACAACATCGTTCGCAGG AAAAATCATTCCCGTGTGGAATACGGAGGAGGAAAAGATTGCCATCTTGAGCTTTGTGCTGCTGGACAAGAACCAAAACAAGCAGCTCGAACGGAAGGAGTGGAAAGCGTTCCGTGAGTTAGTCACCGCCACTAG ACAACTGCGCAAGTGTGGCAAGAAAATGCCTCGCTACTGTGATGTAAACAGTGACCGGAAGATTACCCTGTCCGAGTGGATGAGCTGTTTGGATGGCAAGCGAAACAGCTCCGTGGATGTGGCCGCCATGAGCGCTCCATTGGTGCAGGCCGAGGTAAAGTCtcccagtagcagcagcagtagtagcagcagcagcagtagcggtAGCTCCTCGTCGACCAGCTCAAAGTTTAAGGGCAGGAACCCGTTGGAGTTTGTGCTGAAGAGTGACTAG
- the LOC120953884 gene encoding dynein axonemal intermediate chain 7, whose translation SSSSFATLYPDLQSPKKKMSKKERARLEAEQAEHHRMELEKERQRKVEEEKMRKVREKEEAERKQVQEIVANKLRKVQLEESYTYLASIREEVRKVLADAKKEREWEQYMRCNGLPNAFDPADLRKYLHIWCENIRDTNEAERNWLLQTNEQSILTQNVNVANLSMESLKLQQPQIGNTYAAKAVEVLGILEEIDEALHDSDVRPSMVEDLNELKMEFRNVLADYIDEFAYKILSNINRDMELNGLLEVSHKFESPVFKTHLFGLRDMPTPQLNPKERAKEDSKHTSIDFPSLGFHLTLPAAVKCHKAAIRGLWISYDHCSDYCPSYDMPYKQENLADLRIISRIEWKKRKEILKAVYEEPKEKKTDSDEDDQTPQDIDVDKIYTEHADELMKKERTKKGAKTLNLSEYDVNMRSHRIVAGVYAIDYLEQPMQDVKIAKKTLLRTVPQPGKLKRKKFYQPYRPPPTPQPGVRRLPEEIEAEIKQMEENLDKLALVSVQLPENVFWFEPPIVCRWELKEETLESDPNFAKYLDRLEKAQQAARERNERSNLDRRTKYVEDFNILDVPQHIPLRAIVTDFVIPKLPDSCSIKISVAEDKRRAAQPTAAAGSGGGKRSSKQKRRLHKMPSNVSLGSIVYETKIPDFLYATRNPLRILKVLDRRNRQCYPYAGTSDSDDLDDYDESDNDVVQNRSTKRKVYMFSSFMKDLDELLESKSPKLQAKLEQELGAGGPTGGPGKQSLQVARSDETRTVRGEKGEKGKKPAKSKFDSDDEDVDYGNILEVGNYSMVENDKRYIGKWSTRDVHDVKFNEDKLTIQFRVGRLGSFAFAANRYSNVPYQSWELKPDIKNPGTVTFSLTASVVSTEMTITEAGFRVNSLQGGPTQALQEILGLTMSLRKLIKTLRLAAVDLFPEDDAFNYTEGTCEKNPIMESHLYDCIGLLALTHNFSWSRWNLLSGCRMCVLLMREIVEHRRLPNHSTLLVTPLKASVIDTVEVSPVFNPNPVEGMNHYADLYHLGRDQSQPSSRIKQEKMSPILRENVTQLLKSVRPLSFS comes from the exons tcttcttcttcctttgccACGCTTTATCCGGACCTGCAGAGTCCCAAGAAGAAAATGTCGAAGAAAGAACGTGCACGGCTGGAGGCCGAACAGGCCGAACATCACCGGATGGAGCTGGAAAAGGAGCGCCAGCGCAAGGTGGAGGAAGAAAAGATGCGTAAGGTGCGTGAGAAGGAGGAGGCCGAGCGCAAGCAGGTACAGGAGATAGTGGCCAACAAGCTGCGCAAGGTGCAGCTGGAGGAAAGCTACACCTATCTGGCCAGCATTCGGGAGGAGGTGCGAAAAGTGTTGGCCGATGCGAAGAAGGAACGAGAG TGGGAGCAGTATATGCGTTGCAACGGGTTACCCAACGCTTTCGATCCGGCCGATCTGCGGAAATATCTGCACATCTGGTGCGAGAACATCCGGGACACTAACGAGGCGGAGCGCAATTGGTTGCTGCAGACGAACGAGCAGAGCATCCTGACGCAGAACGTGAACGTTGCGAACCTGTCGATGGAGAGTCTCAAGCTGCAGCAGCCCCAGATCGGCAACACCTATGCGGCCAAAGCGGTGGAAGTGTTGGGCATACTGGAGGAAATCGATGAGGCACTGCACGACTCGGACGTTCGTCCCTCCATGGTGGAAGATTTGAATGAG TTAAAGATGGAGTTTCGTAACGTTCTGGCCGATTACATCGACGAGTTTGCGTACAAGATCTTGAGCAACATCAATCGAGACATGGAGCTGAACGGGTTGCTGGAAGTGTCGCACAAGTTCGAATCGCCAGTGTTCAAAACGCATCTGTTTGGGCTGCGCGATATGCCAACACCTCAGCT CAATCCCAAAGAGCGAGCCAAAGAGGACAGTAAACATACGAGCATTGATTTTCCGAGTCTTGGTTTTCATCTGACACTGCCGGCGGCTGTCAAGTGCCACAAGGCAGCGATCCGGGGACTTTGGATCAGTTACGATCACTGTAGTGACTACTGCCCTAGCTACGATATGCCTTACAAGCAGGAGAACTTAGCCG ATTTACGCATAATAAGTCGCATTGAGTGGAAGAAGCGTAAGGAAATACTGAAAGCTGTCTATGAAGAGCCCAAAGAGAAGAAGACCGACTCGGACGAGGACGACCAGACACCGCAGGACATTGATGTGGACAAAATCTACACGGAGCACGCCGACGAGCTGATGAAGAAGGAACGCACGAAGAAGGGCGCCAAAACGCTCAATTTGAGTGAATATGACGTGAACATGCGTAGTCACCGGATTGTGGCCGGTGTGTACGCCATCGACTATCTCGAGCAACCGATGCAGGATGTGAAGATCGCAAAGAAGACACTGCTCCGAACAG TTCCTCAACCTGGAAAGCTAAAGCGCAAAAAGTTCTACCAACCCTACCGACCACCGCCAACACCGCAACCGGGCGTCCGGCGACTTCCGGAGGAGATCGAGGCGGAAATCAAACAGATGGAGGAAAACCTAGACAAACTCGCGCTGGTCTCGGTGCAGCTGCCTGAGAATGTGTTCTGGTTCGAGCCACCGATCGTCTGCCGCTGGGAGCTGAAGGAAGAAACGCTCGAATCGGATCCGAACTTCGCCAAGTATCTGGATCGCCTGGAGAAGGCCCAGCAAGCGGCCAGGGAGCGCAACGAACGCTCCAACCTCGACCGGCGCACCAAGTACGTGGAAGACTTTAACATCCTGGACGTACCGCAGCACATCCCGTTGCGGGCGATTGTGACCGACTTCGTCATACCCAAGCTGCCGGACAGCTGCAGCATCAAGATCTCGGTGGCGGAAGACAAGCGGCGCGCGGCACAGCCGACCGCTGCCgccggcagtggtggtgggaaGCGATCGTCGAAGCAGAAGCGCCGTCTGCACAAGATGCCGTCGAACGTTTCGCTCGGCAGCATCGTGTATGAGACGAAGATACCGGACTTTCTGTACGCGACGCGCAACCCGCTGCGCATACTGAAGGTGCTGGATCGGCGCAACCGCCAGTGCTATCCGTACGCGGGCACGTCGGACAGCGACGATCTGGACGATTACGACGAGTCGGACAACGATGTGGTGCAGAACCGCAGCACGAAGCGGAAGGTGTACATGTTTTCCAGCTTTATGAAGGATTTGGACGAGCTGCTGGAGTCGAAATCGCCCAAGCTGCAGGCAAAACTGGAGCAGGAGCTGGGTGCGGGTGGGCCGACGGGTGGACCGGGCAAGCAGTCGTTGCAGGTGGCTCGTTCCGACGAAACGCGCACCGTTCGTGGGGAGAAGGGCGAGAAGGGCAAGAAGCCGGCCAAGAGCAAATTCGACTCGGACGATGAGGACGTCGATTATGGCAACATTCTGGAGGTGGGCAACTACAGCATGGTGGAGAACGACAAGCGCTACATTGGCAAGTGGTCCACCCGGGACGTGCACGACGTGAAGTTCAACGAGGACAAGCTTACGATCCAGTTCCGCGTGGGACGGCTCGGTTCGTTTGCATTTGCCGCGAATCGGTACAGCAACGTACCGTACCAGTCCTGGGAGCTGAAGCCAGACATAAAGAA CCCCGGTACGGTCACCTTCTCGCTCACCGCATCGGTAGTTAGCACGGAGATGACCATTACGGAAGCCGGTTTCCGTGTCAACTCCCTGCAGGGCGGACCTACGCAAGCGTTGCAGGAAATTCTCGGCCTCACCATGTCGCTGCGCAAGCTCATCAAAACGCTCCGGCTGGCGGCAGTCGATCTGTTCCCGGAGGATGACGCGTTCAACTACACCGAGGGAACGTGCGAGAAGAACCCGATCATGGAGTCGCACCTGTACGACTGCATTGGGTTGCTAGCGCTGACGCACAACTTCTCCTGGTCGCGCTGGAACCTGCTGTCCGGCTGTcggatgtgtgtgttgctgatGCGCGAAATCGTCGAACATCGGCGACTGCCGAACCACTCGACGCTGCTCGTTACCCCGCTGAAGGCGTCCGTGATCGATACGGTGGAAGTGTCGCCGGTTTTCAATCCGAATCCAGTCGAGGGGATGAAT CATTATGCCGATCTTTATCATCTAGGGCGCGATCAGTCACAACCATCCTCTAGGATCAAGCAGGAGAAGATGAGCCCGATACTGCGCGAGAATGTGACCCAGCTCCTGAAGTCCGTTCGACCACTCAGCTTCTCCTAG